In the Ictidomys tridecemlineatus isolate mIctTri1 chromosome 10, mIctTri1.hap1, whole genome shotgun sequence genome, cagaggaggaggagggagagggcccAGCTGCCAGCCAGTCCACACCTGCGAGGGAATCCAGAACCTCCTCCCTGCATAGGCAGACACGCTGATGTCCCTGGCTGTCCCCTTTGCAAACCTATGACTGTGCAGAGGATTCGCCTCAGCTGTATTTCTAAAATACAGCTCTGCCGGGGCCTCACCTCCAGAAGTTCttacttaatgttttttttttattggatggGCCCAGGgtatcagaattttttaaaagcttcctaAAAGTTGGGGTGGAAAAGCCCCAAGGGTTACAGGTGGAGatggaagcacagagaggtcagGGAGCTGGAGTGAGGTCACAGCAGACTGAATAAACAGAGCCAGCTTGGGAGTCCCTGGCAGAGGGGTCGCATTCTGAGGAGCAGCCTCTGAGGAAACCAAGCCCCTCTGCCCTTTGTGTGAGGACCCACATCAGAGACCCCTGACCTCTCTGCCCTGCTTTGTGGGCCAAGGGCTGCTGTGTCCCAGAGAAGGGGAGATGGGGTGGACCCAACTTAGGCCTGGGGCTGTAAGCCTTCTTGGACACAGACACGTCAGCGAAACCGGAGCCAGCCGTTTTGGCGGCCGCCAGAATAGTCCCGCCTGCCTGGGGAGGAGGGGCGGGGGTGGCAGACTCCTGGGGCTGGGCTGCTGCCAGGCCTGGCCTGTAGTgcggagcccaggcccaggcggGCCAGCACCAGGAGCCAAGAGCCCAGAGCCATGGGGTCAGATTAGACGCACCCATCCCCCACACCTTCTCTGAAGCATCTGGCACAAGAGGAAGGGGAGTGTGAGCTCTGTCATCTGTCAGTCTGTCCAAATGTCCTCTGCCCAGCTGGGTACATGGCCTTCCCCAGGAGCAGTGTACACCAGCTTCAGGGCTGATGTGGTCACCCAAATGCCTAGACTCTACCCCACCCATGTGCCCGTCCCTGCATGTAAGTGGTTGCCCACAAGTGTGTCGCACACTCATTGAGAGGAGCGTCCTGGGTCCCTCAGGGTGCTGAGATGACCAGTGCCTTTAGTCTTTCTTACTCATAGAGCCCCTCCCAGAGGTCATAGCAGCAGGGGGCTGGCCAAGGGACAGCTCACCCCCATTCCCATTTCTAAAACTAAGGACACTCCACCGCACTTCCCACCATCCTGACAGTGGAGGCAGCCTTGCTGTGGAGGCCTTGAACCTGGGTCCAGGGACCTCCTGTTGGCATAAAGATACACAGTGGGCTCCTGCAGGAAACTTGCCCCCTAGTGGGGTGGGCAGGACTCCATGCGTACAGGTAACTCCCTTGACAACTAATGTTCACCGACCACCTGATAAGTGCTGAGGACAAAGAAAAGTGGTGGAACCTTGACACCCACCCGGTCATGGTGTCATGAAGCCGGGGCCCTCACTGTAGCCCTCCCTTCCTCACAGCACCCTAGAGCTCAGGGTTGTTCCAGAACCCTCCCCCACCCTTAGCAGAGGGAAAGGTTTCCCTACCCTGCCCCAGCTTGGCAGATCAGATTTCAAAGCGCAGGCCAGGGCTGTAATCACTGGATAGCACAGGGCGGCAGAGACCCCAGGAGATGCCTCCATCCCCACCCACCCGCAAGTGGACAAACATCAGGCATGCATCTGAATCTCTGTTTACAAACAAACAACAGCTTTGGGCAAAGTGGCACAAGagggtaatcccagcaactcaaacctgtaatctcagcatttAATCTCAAGCAGGATGACTGCAAGTCTGAGCACATTgagagacccagtctcaaaaaataaaaaggactggtaaagcacccctagattaatccccagtacaacaaaacaaacagaGCAGTGCTCCAGAGGgtaaaggagacagagatgctTATGCTGGCTCTGCAAGTGAGTGACTGAAACTCACAGTCATGAAAGGACTTGGGGATCTACTTCACCAGAATTTGGGCCTGAACTCTGTCTCATGCTGCTCTGCACCTGTCCCCTCCACAGTCAGCCTTTGCCCTCTCCAGGTTCCTTCCCCATCTGCTCTTGGTGCCAGGAACCCCATGGTGGAGCTCCCTGGCCATGAGACCACAGCTTGGAAAATTTGGAGTTTTCCAAGGCCCCAGTGCAAACTCCTGTTTCCCCTTGCCTGGTAGAGCAGGGACTCTGGCAAAGGAACTCAGCCCTGCATGTTTGGGGAACAGGAAGCAATTAACTACTGCTTGCTGGGTCTCCTTGGTCCCTCCTAGTCTGAGCTTACTATCTCTCCACCAATTGAAATGCACCTTCTTGTCACCTGTCAAGCCAGGTGGCCATCTTGTAGCCAGATCCAATGACTGCTGATTAAAAGCCCAACAGATTAGGAAGCCCAGAGCCCACagctcttccccctcctccctgcagaGTAGGGGGTTCCTCCCTGGCCATGCTCCAAGCCCCTGAAAGCCAGTCTGGACACTCCGTGCTAAGTGCTCCACATGCACCTATCCTCTGCAGCCCTGAGATGTCCAAGGTAGATACATGAAAAATGTGGGTACAAGAGTCTAGCTGCTGTCTGTGGCCTCACAGCTTGGACACCTCAGCATAGAGCTGCCTGCCAGGAGTGAGAAATCTTAACCATGACCTTACAGGAGGCCCACAGGGAGCTGAAGCAGCAATGTGGCCAGGCTGGCCACGTGTAGGGTCCCCTCCCACCTGACCCCAGCCTGGCCCCTCTGGGAGGGCTGATTCAGGGGGCGGCACCTCACCCCCCACATGTATGCACAGTTGGGGGGCCACTCATGGCCCACATCTGGAGGTTAGGCCCCACCCATCATCCTGAGTCAGCGAGGGTGGAGCAGGTCTCAAGAGGGGATCAGGGCTGGGGGTGCGGCACACAGGGCCTTAGGTCACACCATGGGGGCACTCAAGGGGGTTGGGGAAGGCTTTCGCAGCTGGGCTCTGAAGAGCCTTCATCATTGCTAACTAGTGAGGGGCTCCCAGCTAGAAGCTCCTTGGGGAGATGACTTCCCTAGCAAAGGGACACTGCAGATGAGCAGGGCCTACAGGACCAACTCGGGTGATAAGGGCTTCCTCTTCACCTAGAGCTGGCCTAAGACCCTAAGGACCTGACTCATCTAGCCTGGATGGGCTCCTCCCCACAGCCTGGGGCAGGCAggctgggtggggggggggtcctgTTACCTGCTTTGGCCACATGAGAGAAGGAGAACCCAGCTCCAGCACAAAAGGCTCTTGTGTGAGTGAGCATCAGGCAGGTGCTGACCCTGGCAGGACTGCCTCTGGGGGAGAGGCTGGCACTCCAGATGAGACTCAGAAGTCTCAGAGGCACCCATGGTATGAGGTCCATGCCTGGATATGGCCCCAGGCTGTTCTGGAAGCCCACATTATGGGGGAAGGGGGCAAGCTGCGGACCATCTTGCCTCAGCTGTTCCAGTTAGGAGCAAGAGTCAAGACACGGCATCCTTCATCTAGAAGGTGTGGActgggctgggatgcagctcagtggcaaagtgtttgccttgcatttacaaagtcctgggttcaaccccaagttccaaaaaaagattaaaaaaaaagaacgcCATTGGGgctgagtgtagctcagtggtggagcgtttgcctagcatgtgtggggccctgggtctgatcctcagcaccacatacaaataaataaaaaagtattgtgtacaactacaattaaaaaaaaaaaaaaaagatagaagatGTGGACCCTGTCCCAGGGGCAGACCCTTAAGGCCTTGGGCTACAGCTCAGACCTCCTGGCACCTCTGAGGGCCCCCTTTCCTCTTGTCCCTTTGGGAGTGGTAAGAGCAGCTTCCCCTGAAGTGGCTGCACACTGCCACTGCTGAGGGGTGCTCCTGCCCACTGTTCTCAGTGTCATGCCCAGAGCAGACCTGGAGGACCATGAGAGGAGTGAAGCTGGGGCTTCAGTACAGCCTGGCATCGCCTCTGTGACCACCTCACACCAGTGCCCGCCACTCGACCTCAGCGGCCCTTTACCTCTAGTTCTGTCCTGGTCTGGAAATGGGTCTGAAGAGACAGGCTCCCTGCTTCCCCATTTCCCTGGGACAAGCAGACACCTGCCAAGGACTGCAGCCAGCCTGCCCCTCCTCCAGGAACTTTCCCCCTAGCCACATCCTGGCAGCCCACAGCCCCTGTCCTGGGCAGGTCTGACTGCACAAATGGAAAAACACCAATCCCATAGTTTCCATGTGAAGTCTTCCTGCTGCGGTCTtggaggagggagggatgaaGAACGTGGCCCAGGGGCCAGCAGCCTGGGGCAGCCAGCTTCTCTGCTTACGCGCCTGGGCTGTCTGCCTGCCCAGTCTCTCCCAGATGCTGCTGGGAAGGACTGCCACTCCATGACACacaattctctctccttccctgatTCTTCCCTTTTTCTACCACAGGTAGGAAGAGGTAGGAGATCTGGGTTCAGGAGGAGGAAGAGTACATGGTCACTGGGTACTCAGTGGCCCTCAGTCCCTGTGCTCATCTGCACACATCAGCTTACCGAGTGCCCACAAGAGCCAACATAACTGTAAGGTCAGACAGGCACAGTGgaacacacctataaccccagcgactgtctcaaaaataaaaactcaaaagagatggggatgttgcttggtggtaaagtgcccctgggttcactccctagtgcaaaaaaaaaaaagataaggtcACATGGTATGGGAGTGATGGGGATGGGCCAGGAACCGGGCCGGGGGACCTGACTCATAATCACTGGGCTTTGTTGCATTTGGGGGCGTGGAGTGATGAAATCCCTTCTGGCCCTTCCTGGCGTAGCTGACCTCTCAGCCCTGACTCATGGCTTCTTTGCTCCCAGGGACAGAAGATGCGCTCCAGGAGTCCTCTGCCACAGCCCCTGCTGCTGCTTCTACTGCTGGTCCCAGGGCCCAGCGTGCAGGGGTGTCCATCTGGCTGTCAGTGCAACCAGCCACAGACGGTCTTCTGCACTGCCCGCCAGGGGACCACAGTGCCCCGAGACGTGCCACCTGACACAGCAGGCCTGTACATCTTTGAGAACGGCATCACCACACTTGATGCAAGCAGCTTTGCCAGCTTGCCAGGCCTGCAGCTCCTGGACTTGTCACAGAACCAAATCACCAGCCTGCCTGGTGGCATCTTTCAACCACTCACCAACCTCAGCAATCTGGATTTGACCTCCAACAAACTGCGTGAGATCACCAACGAGACCTTCCGTGGTCTGCGGCGCCTTGAGCGCCTCTACCTGGGCAAGAACCGCATCCGCCACATCCAGCCGGGCGCCTTCGATGCGCTAGATCGCCTCCTGGAGCTCAAGCTGCAGGACAACGAGCTGCGGGCACTGCCCCCACTGCACCTGCCCCGCCTGCTTCTGCTTGACCTCAGCCACAACCACCTCCCGGCCCTGGAGCCCGGGATCCTGGATACTGCCAACGTGGAGGCACTGCGGCTGGCTGGCTTGGGGCTGCAGCAACTGGACGAGGGACTCTTTGGCCACCTACGCAACTTGCATGACCTGGATGTGTCTGACAACCAGCTAGAACACGTTCCTCCTGTGATCCGAGTCCTGCGGGGCCTGACACGGCTGCGGCTGGCTGGCAACACCCGCATTGCCCAGCTGCGGCCTGAGGACCTGGCTGGCCTGGCCGCCCTGCAGGAGCTGGACCTGAGCAATCTGAGCCTGCAGGCCCTGCCAAGTGACCTTGCAGGCCTCTTCCCCCGACTGCGGCTCCTGGCAGCTGCCCGCAATCCCTTCAACTGCGTGTGCCCCTTGAGCTGGTTCAGCCCCTGGGTACGTGACAGCCACATCACACTGGCCAGCCCTGAAGAGACACGTTGCCATTTTCCACCAAAGAATGCTGGCCGACTGCTCCTGGAGCTCGACTATGCTGACTTTGGCTGCccagccaccaccaccactgccacAGCCCCTACCACAAGACCAGTAGTGGGGGAGCCCACACTCTTACCTTCCAGCTTGGCTCCTACCTGGCTGAGCCTGACTGAGCCCGCCACCAAGGCCCCCATCCCACCATCCACTGCCCTGCCAACCAAAGGGCCTGCTTCCCGGGCCCAGGACTGCCCTGCATCTACCTGCCTCAACGGGGGCACCTGCCAGCTAGGACCAAGGCAGCACCTGGAGTGCCTGTGCCCTGTGGGCTTCACGGGCTTGTACTGCGAGAGCCGAGTGGGGCAGGGGCCGCAGTCCAGCCCCACACCTGACACACCAGGGCCTCCCCAACCCCTGCCCCTCGGCATTGAGCCAGTGAGCCCCACCTCCCTGCGTGTGGGACTGCAGCGCTACCTGCAGGGCAGTGCGCTGCAGCTCAGGAGCCTCCGCCTCACCTACCGCAACCTGTCAGGCCCTGACAAGCGGCTGGTGACTCTGCGACTTCCTGCCTCACTCACAGAGTACACGGTCACCCAGCTGCGACCCAACGCCACCTATGCCATCTGCGTCACACCCTTGGGGGCTGGGCGGGTACCTGAAGGCAGAGAGGCCTGTGGGGAGGCCCGCACACCCCCGGCTGTCCGCTCCAACCATGCCCCCGTCACCCAGGCCCGAGAGGGCAACCTGCCACTTCTTATTGCACCTGCCTTGGCTGCTGTGCTCCTGGCTGTGCTGGCTGCTGCAGGGGCAGCCTACTGTGTGCGGAGGGGACGGGCAGCAGCCGTGGCTCAGGGCAAGGGCCAGGTGGGACCAGGGGCAGGGCCCCTGGAGCTAGAAGGTGTCAAGGCCCCTTTGGAGCCAGGCCCCAAGGCAACTGAGGGTGCTGGGGAGGCCCTGCCAGGCGGGCCTGAGTGCGAGGTGTTGCTCATGGGCtacccagggcccagcctccaAGGTGCCCTCCCTACAAAACCCTATATCTAAGCCTCAGAGAGAGCCATGGGCTGAGTTCTCAGCCAGCACCCTCTGCTGCCACACAAGAAAGTTCTCAGTGCACATCCCGGGGACACGTGCTGGGTAGGGCTATGTGACCACTCCTAGTCCCTGCCCCTCTCTGCATTGATCTCTTCTGTGAGTTGCTGTGGCCCAGGTAATGAGCTTTGACAGCCCCCTCGCCTGAGTACTTATAAGGTTGGCATCTGCCCCACCTATTCAATGTGCAATCGTGGGGCCTGGCAGGCTCTGCCGTGTGCTGGTAATGCGGCTGGGGCCCTGCTGGGCTCACCCAACCCAAGGAGACTGGGGGCCAGTGAAGGAAGCCCTCAGAAAGAACATGGGTGGGGATGGGCCCTGTGGCCCCAGCCTCGGCCCCAGAAGCACAGGAACACAGGAAACTGGAAAGGAAGGTGCTCTGGGAACATGTGGACTTGCTtctgttgtttcattttttaaagtgtatttataAGCAATCCTTTCCCATTTATGCTGggaaaatgtttttcaaactcAGAGACAAGGACTTTGGTTTTTATAAGACAAACGATGATATGAAGgccttttgtaaaaaataaaagacaaaatgaagtAAGTGCTTCTCAGGCTTGGCCTGGGATACACAGTTTGGGTTCAGGGTGGATGGGAAGGCTAGCCTCTGCGGGAGGCTGCAGACATCTCCCCACAGGGCGTCAGGTCTGGGCTTCAAGGGCTGCCACAGAGGGTCTTGCCAGAAGGGTAGCCCGGCCAGGAGTGAAGTGAGACCCAGGCAGGGGTAGGGCCACCTGTCTTTGGGAAAGGGAACCAGTTGGGGCAGCCTCATCCTAGCCAGATCCAGTTTTCTGCCAGCAGGAACTATAGTGCCTGAGTCTGAGAGATGCTTGTGGCAGATATGGGGCCCAGAGAGACCCAGGGGAGGTCATCCCCTGCTCAGGGGCAGGTCTCATGGGCAGTTCACCATCAGACCTCCAGGGAGGGGGTGCCTTAAGCTGTCTTACTCCAGGTCTCATGGCTGTCTGGTCCTGAGACCAGGTGGTATGTGtggccccagctcctccccacagTCCCACAGGCTCTTCTGGAAGTCCTGTTCTGCCCTCCGATCCAGCTGTGAAGAGGGTTTTGGTACCGGTAGAGGGAGGGTGGATAGCCAAGGCCAGAATCCTGATGGGTGCAGAGGGAGGGGGCCAGCCAGAGCTGTTAGGAGCAGGTCAGAGACAGGGCCGAAAGGGCTGTCTGGCTTACAGATGGCACTAGGCTTGGTGGCTCCATGGGGGCCCTTTGCCCCCTGCACTGGGGATGTACTCAGCTACTCTAGAACCCTCAAAACTGCAGGTTGAGATGGGGGCAGAGCCAGGGATGTGTAGGAGAGCTGTAGCCCGGACTGGGTTTGGGACTGTGACGGATGTACACCATCTCTTCCTGTTACCCTCAGAGGGTGAGGGGCAGTGGGTCCCAAGCCACCCTGAGTGAGGTCTGGGCCCTGACACCCCAGCCAGTCCCACAGGCCAGGTTTGCCTTGTCCCCAAGGCAGCTTGGGGACAGTGACGGATGTACACCATCTCTTCCTGTTAACCTCAGAGGGTGAGGGGCAGTGGGTCCTAGGGCAGTGAAGAGCCCAGCAAAAGCTGGAGCAAGCCTCCCAGAGGCCCCACATCAGTGTCCACCCAGAGGTCACAGCCCTGGTCCCTAGCCTCACCCCAGCAGTAAGAAGGAAGCACAGCCAGGCCCAGAGGCTTGGGGTGTTGATGTCAACATAGAGTCGGGCCTGGCCACgcgaggctctggattcaattaGTGGCTGCTGAGGGCTCTGGCACGCAGAGGAGGCAGGCGGTGTAAGTCATGTGGCAGAGGAGGTGGCTGTGGGCCTGGGTGGGGCCCTTCCTCCTAAGGCAGCAGTGGCGGTAGCAGCAGCCCAGGTGGATTTCCTGTAGGCCTGGGCTCCATTAGGAAGCAGCCATGGCGAGGCGGCCGCCCTCAGCAGCCCCATCAGAGGCACCTTTGTGGGCCTGTGGGCCGCTGCTGAGTACGGCAGCTGCTAAGGAAATGTTTCCACCGCAAAGCAAACCTGGCCCGTGGGACTGGCTGGGTGGGgtggcagggcccaggaaaggTACAGACCTCACCCAGGGTGGCTTTAAGCCAGGGACCAGGGGCAGCCATGGGGACATGCCAGCCCCTTATTCTGGGTCCTTCCTGCCACAAGTGTAGTTTCATTTGGGCTGCATGGGCTCTGCTTCTGTCCCTGGCACCTCAGGCAGATGAAGCAGCAGCTTGCTCACGGCCAAACAGGATGAGCCCACCGCCTGCTCCCTGGCCCAGCCGGGGCTGCCAGCCACAGGGGAAGATTCGGTGGCCATGACCCCTGCTGCTATAGGGGATAGAGCATAGGTTCCTCCAGCACCCTCACACTCATACCCCCTCCCACTTCACACCCCAAAGCATGTCTCCTGGACCAGGGAAAAGCTGCTTCTTGAACACTGAGCTCTGCTGGTCCCTCTCATATCCCCCATCTCCACCCGGCACAAAGCATGGGTCTTGCCTTACACACAAAAAGTGCCAGGTACCTGCCCCTCCCACCAACCTTTCACAAGGCCCGAGGTTGGCCTGCTTCCCAGTACACCCAACTATTCCCACTGTGGCATGCTCCAGTGAAGACACTCCACAAATGGCAGGAAGGACAGAGATGGGAACCACAGTAGAGCCCCTCCCGCCCCAGGGTGAATGCCTGACCCCTGGCTCCTATAACTCTTAAGAGCACACACTGTTCTGCCCAAACCAAGATGGAAAATCTGTAAAACAGAAGAAACTGAGGGCAGCTGAGTGCACACTGCTGCCAGCCTCCCTGCATCTGTGCCCACAGCTGACGCCCTGTGCACTTTCCATCTCCAGTCAGCGGGGGGCTCTGGCTTCCAGGGTGCATGGGAGCAGGGGACCCACCGCCTCTCAGTTTAGAGGCTGGCATGCGTCCCTGGCATCCACTAGCTTAAGAGTGCCAGCTCTTTTGCTAAGGGTTCtggcagggccagggctggggacggaGGGGCAAGGCACTAGCCTGGACACCCATCTGGGAGTGATTTGAGAAGCTCCAGTCCTTGCTGGTCCTTCCAGGCTATTCTTAACTGCTGTAATTACAGGGTCAGCCTTGGCCAGTGGCACCGTGGGGTCTGAGCATCGTTAACTTCCAGGGGCCATGCTGGGGCTGGGTGGGAGTTGCTCTGCGGGGGATGGAGGACCTATCACTGAGGGCAGGGTCTGGAAGGCAGGAAGCAGTGGGCGGGTGAGCACTTGATTGCTGATGCTGGGTCCCTTCACACCCACAACGCCTCTGCTGGGGGCCTGCAGGGAAGGGGCCAACTGGTCTGGGAAAGTCTGGAGGACAAGATGCCAGGGCAGCACCAAGACAacctcagggctggggtgggTACGTGGAACAGATGATGGGTGTAGGACCCCGTGGCCCAGCTGTTCCAGTTCCTCCAGGGCAGGCTGGGCTGGCTGACTTCCTTCCTGAACCCCCTGTTCCCCAGGCCTAGGGCAGCAGGAGGCTGAAGAAAGTCCTGAGTCTCACTCAGCCTTGccttcctcacctgtaaaactgGCCATGCCaacagcatcccagtctccctcTCCCTAGGTGTGAGAGGATGGGATGGAAGGTCTCTGTCTTCCTGACCAAGTCCCCCTCTTTAGGAAGCACTCTCAGCTAGGGAACACTCGGCCAAGGGCTCTTCTAGAAGATTCCAGGGAGACACATTGCCCTTGCTGCTCCTGGTCTCTGTCCCTCCGTgattcagtttttttaatataagaaggTTCTTTCCTAACTCTGGCAGTCCACGATCCCCTTGCCTGGAAGAGCACAAGCCAGCCCCTCCATGAGTCACAGCTGGAACTTTGGGACAGGGACCAAGTCCTTGCCCcttccccccatatccttgctTGGCTAAGTATGAACCTTCCCAAGCCTCGGTTTCCTCAGCTATAATGTGGGTGGTCGTGCAGACTAAATGACTGCTCCCTTGTAAGTGCTCATTGCAGGCCTCCTGATGGGCTGGCTCTGTGCCACTGTGGACCAATGCCATCTCTGCACAAAGCTGCTGGCCTGGTTGGGGACCCCACCAGGATTTCCACAAACCTTCCTCCATATACTTCTGGTGGGGATGGAAGGAAAGGTGTATTCGGACTTCCCCCATGCTTCCTGGGCACCAGCCCCACTTGGGGACGGACAGGGACAGCCGTGTAGCAAGTGCTGACTGAATGTCATAAACCTCAGTAGAATCCAAGCCCACTCCTATCTGCCACTGGCCCCTCTAAATCTACTCATCTCTCCCAACATCTCTACTTGTCCATCCCATAACCATCTTCCTGTAGGTCTCCCAGGGTCCTCAGTCCCACAAGTATCCTCAACAAAATCAAGTGCATCTTCCAGGTCACAATCCCCTCCccaaatgtcaaaatacacctgTGAGCCCTAGGCCATACCCCATGACCCAGCACCCAGTCTGCCACCAGGGTCCACCAGGGCAGGTCAGGCTCACTGGCTAACTGGAGGTTACCTCAGTGCCCTTGCTGTTGAAACCTGGGGCTCCTGGAGAGCAGTCTTTTACACATAGACCTTGCAGCCCAGGTCAGGCACCTGCAGCCAGGTAACAGGTGACCAGCCTAACTAACTGCCAAGCTGGATTAAGGACCCTCACCAATGACTAATGCACCAGACCTGGACTCAACACTCATCTGGTCCTCTGGTCCCAGCCCCCCCAACTTGTTGCAGCTCCTACCCGGGTGAGGTGTCCAGGGTGAGGGAGGCCAAGGCACTGGAGAAGAAACGGGTGTCCCACAGCTTCACTTCTTGCTCACGCATCTGTGGGGAGGGCCAGAGAGAGGCTCAGAGGGTCCTGGCCTGCCTACCTCAGGGCCTCCTGAAACCCAATGCCTGAGGGTATGCCTGGTACAAGCGAGAGCAGGGGGAAGACATGCCAGGAGAAAGAGTCTGGGTTTCCATGTCCTGCTCCTTTAACAACCCCTAGGTGACAAAGGACAGGGGCGGTTCCCTCCATGGACTCTGGTCCCTGTGGGGCCACCAAAGCTCCCAGGGTCAGGCTTAGCTATTGCAAATGGAATTCACCAGTTTTCCACAGCCCTTAGTCCCCTGGGGCTCTGAGACCCAGCTGCAGAGGCAGGCCGTATATGGACAGGCCTGGAACTGGACATCAGCTCCCTACCTCCCACCAGCCTTATCCCACCTTCCTAGGTCAGGAGTCTAAAGGACTAGACACGCCCTAGTCCTTTAGACTAGGACTTATGTGACAGTGCCCTGCTCGCGCTGGAGAAGTCCCTACCTGGTTGAGTCCCGTGGACACAAGGTGCTCTTGCGTACCCGTCCATGCCAGCCGGCTGTCCCTGCTGTTCTCGTGGGCCTTTGTGCTCTACAGGATGCAAAACCAGGGCTGAGCCATCAGGGCCCCTTGGGGGCCAGAGGAGATGCACACAGCTCTCTCCTAGTTGTACTGGCCCCTGGAGCCCTAGACAAGGGGTGGAGATGTGGAGTGGGCCTCAACTAGGGTAGTTCTGCTACCCACCCATCTGAGCACCCACAGAGGGGCAGATCGGTCTTTACCTTGGAATTTCCTATGGCTGACCTAAGCCAAAAGAGACCTCATACACACAGGACAAAGCCCACTTCCAACCCCACCAGGACAGCTGTGTCAATAGGCCCTGGTGGATGCTCACCTCCTGGGAGGGCTGGACTAAAAGCAGGTGCCTAAAAGAAGCTGAGACCCCTCCCTTATCCTGCCCATATCCCTGAGCCATATGACCCTGGGGACCCCACACCCTCTCaaaatctcatttttctcttgtaaACAGGGCTCATGGTACCCACGCTGCCCTCAGCAAAGCACTGTGCAAATCGCAGGATTAGCAGGATTACCACTGCCTCTGGGAGCTGCCAGCGGGCCAGAGGGCAGGCCTAGGGCCAAGTTCTGGGGAAGTCCTAGAGAGGGCAGTGCAGTGCCCCTCGTGGC is a window encoding:
- the Vasn gene encoding vasorin, whose amino-acid sequence is MRSRSPLPQPLLLLLLLVPGPSVQGCPSGCQCNQPQTVFCTARQGTTVPRDVPPDTAGLYIFENGITTLDASSFASLPGLQLLDLSQNQITSLPGGIFQPLTNLSNLDLTSNKLREITNETFRGLRRLERLYLGKNRIRHIQPGAFDALDRLLELKLQDNELRALPPLHLPRLLLLDLSHNHLPALEPGILDTANVEALRLAGLGLQQLDEGLFGHLRNLHDLDVSDNQLEHVPPVIRVLRGLTRLRLAGNTRIAQLRPEDLAGLAALQELDLSNLSLQALPSDLAGLFPRLRLLAAARNPFNCVCPLSWFSPWVRDSHITLASPEETRCHFPPKNAGRLLLELDYADFGCPATTTTATAPTTRPVVGEPTLLPSSLAPTWLSLTEPATKAPIPPSTALPTKGPASRAQDCPASTCLNGGTCQLGPRQHLECLCPVGFTGLYCESRVGQGPQSSPTPDTPGPPQPLPLGIEPVSPTSLRVGLQRYLQGSALQLRSLRLTYRNLSGPDKRLVTLRLPASLTEYTVTQLRPNATYAICVTPLGAGRVPEGREACGEARTPPAVRSNHAPVTQAREGNLPLLIAPALAAVLLAVLAAAGAAYCVRRGRAAAVAQGKGQVGPGAGPLELEGVKAPLEPGPKATEGAGEALPGGPECEVLLMGYPGPSLQGALPTKPYI